From the genome of Lotus japonicus ecotype B-129 chromosome 6, LjGifu_v1.2, one region includes:
- the LOC130724402 gene encoding glyceraldehyde-3-phosphate dehydrogenase 2, cytosolic isoform X1, with the protein MAASDKKIKIGINGFGRIGRLVARVALQRNDVELVAINDPFITTDYMSYMFKYDTVHGQWKHFDVKVKDSKTLLFGDKAVTVFGTRNPEEIPWGEVGADFVVESTGVFTDKDKAAAHLKGGAKKVVISAPSKDAPMFVVGVNEKEYKPELDIVSNASCTTNCLAPLAKVINDRFGIVEGLMTTVHAITATQKTVDGPSSKDWRGGRAASFNIIPSSTGAAKAVGKVLPSLNGKLTGMSFRVPTVDVSVVDLTVRLEKAASYEQIKAAIMEESEGKLKGILGYIEEDVVSTDFVGDSRSSIFDAKAGISLNDNFVKLVSWYDNEWGYSTRVVDLIVHIASVA; encoded by the exons ATGG CAGCATCTGACAAGAAGATTAAGATCGGTATCAATG GATTTGGAAGGATTGGACGATTGGTTGCCAGGGTTGCTCTTCAGAGAAACGATGTTGAGCTCGTTGCTATCAACGATCCTTTCATTACCACTGATTACATG TCTTACATGTTCAAGTACGACACCGTTCATGGGCAGTGGAAGCACTTTGATGTCAAGGTGAAGGACTCTAAGACCCTTCTTTTTGGTGACAAGGCTGTTACTGTTTTTGGAACCAG GAACCCTGAGGAGATCCCATGGGGTGAGGTTGGTGctgattttgttgttgagtCAACTGGTGTGTTCACTGACAAGGATAAAGCTGCTGCTCACTTGAAG GGTGGTGCCAAGAAGGTTGTAATTTCAGCCCCAAGCAAGGATGCACCCATGTTTGTTGTCGGAGTTAACGAGAAGGAGTACAAGCCAGAGCTTGACATTGTTTCCAATGCCAGCTGCACTACTAATTGCCTTGCTCCCCTTGCCAAG GTTATCAATGACCGATTCGGAATTGTAGAGGGTCTTATGACCACTGTTCACGCCATCACAG CTACTCAGAAGACTGTTGATGGTCCATCAAGCAAGGACTGGAGGGGTGGGAGAGCTGCCTCTTTCAACATCATTCCAAGCAGTACTGGAGCTGCTAAG GCTGTGGGGAAAGTTCTTCCTTCCCTGAATGGTAAATTGACTGGAATGTCTTTCCGGGTTCCAACTGTTGATGTTTCAGTCGTTGACCTCACTGTCCGGCTAGAGAAGGCTGCATCCTATGAGCAGATCAAAGCTGCCATCAT GGAGGAATCCGAGGGCAAATTGAAGGGGATTTTGGGTTATATTGAAGAAGATGTGGTGTCTACTGACTTTGTTGGTGATAGCAG GTCAAGCATTTTCGATGCTAAGGCTGGAATTTCTTTGAATGACAACTTTGTAAAACTTGTTTCGTGGTATGACAACGAATGGGGTTACAG TACCCGTGTGGTTGATTTGATTGTCCATATCGCATCTGTGGCTTGA
- the LOC130724402 gene encoding glyceraldehyde-3-phosphate dehydrogenase 2, cytosolic isoform X2 encodes MASDKKIKIGINGFGRIGRLVARVALQRNDVELVAINDPFITTDYMSYMFKYDTVHGQWKHFDVKVKDSKTLLFGDKAVTVFGTRNPEEIPWGEVGADFVVESTGVFTDKDKAAAHLKGGAKKVVISAPSKDAPMFVVGVNEKEYKPELDIVSNASCTTNCLAPLAKVINDRFGIVEGLMTTVHAITATQKTVDGPSSKDWRGGRAASFNIIPSSTGAAKAVGKVLPSLNGKLTGMSFRVPTVDVSVVDLTVRLEKAASYEQIKAAIMEESEGKLKGILGYIEEDVVSTDFVGDSRSSIFDAKAGISLNDNFVKLVSWYDNEWGYSTRVVDLIVHIASVA; translated from the exons ATGG CATCTGACAAGAAGATTAAGATCGGTATCAATG GATTTGGAAGGATTGGACGATTGGTTGCCAGGGTTGCTCTTCAGAGAAACGATGTTGAGCTCGTTGCTATCAACGATCCTTTCATTACCACTGATTACATG TCTTACATGTTCAAGTACGACACCGTTCATGGGCAGTGGAAGCACTTTGATGTCAAGGTGAAGGACTCTAAGACCCTTCTTTTTGGTGACAAGGCTGTTACTGTTTTTGGAACCAG GAACCCTGAGGAGATCCCATGGGGTGAGGTTGGTGctgattttgttgttgagtCAACTGGTGTGTTCACTGACAAGGATAAAGCTGCTGCTCACTTGAAG GGTGGTGCCAAGAAGGTTGTAATTTCAGCCCCAAGCAAGGATGCACCCATGTTTGTTGTCGGAGTTAACGAGAAGGAGTACAAGCCAGAGCTTGACATTGTTTCCAATGCCAGCTGCACTACTAATTGCCTTGCTCCCCTTGCCAAG GTTATCAATGACCGATTCGGAATTGTAGAGGGTCTTATGACCACTGTTCACGCCATCACAG CTACTCAGAAGACTGTTGATGGTCCATCAAGCAAGGACTGGAGGGGTGGGAGAGCTGCCTCTTTCAACATCATTCCAAGCAGTACTGGAGCTGCTAAG GCTGTGGGGAAAGTTCTTCCTTCCCTGAATGGTAAATTGACTGGAATGTCTTTCCGGGTTCCAACTGTTGATGTTTCAGTCGTTGACCTCACTGTCCGGCTAGAGAAGGCTGCATCCTATGAGCAGATCAAAGCTGCCATCAT GGAGGAATCCGAGGGCAAATTGAAGGGGATTTTGGGTTATATTGAAGAAGATGTGGTGTCTACTGACTTTGTTGGTGATAGCAG GTCAAGCATTTTCGATGCTAAGGCTGGAATTTCTTTGAATGACAACTTTGTAAAACTTGTTTCGTGGTATGACAACGAATGGGGTTACAG TACCCGTGTGGTTGATTTGATTGTCCATATCGCATCTGTGGCTTGA
- the LOC130724310 gene encoding lysine histidine transporter 2-like: MVGAGVLSLPYAMSHMGWGPGTTILTLSWVITLYTLWQMVEMHEMVPGKRFDRYHELGQYAFGEKLGMYIVVPQQIIVEVGTCIVYMVTGGKSLKKVHDSLCPDCKDIKTSYWIIIFASVNLVISQCPNLNSISIVSLGAAAMSLTYSTIAWGTSIKKGIEPNVDYSIKSHSTADAIFNFLSALGDVAFAYAGHNVVLEIQATMPSSPEVPSKKPMWRGVILAYIGVAFCYFPVALIGYYMFGNAVDDNILITLERPVWLIAAANLFVVLHVIGGYQIFAMPMYDMLETFLVKKVKIPPSFTLRLITRSVYVGLTMLVGISVPFFGSLLGFLGGFAFAPTSYFLPCIIWLKLKKPKIFSLSWIINWICIILGVLLMTLSPIGAMRNIILSATNYKFFS; encoded by the exons ATGGTTGGAGCTGGTGTCCTCAGCCTTCCTTATGCCATGTCACATATGGGCTG GGGTCCCGGCACTACTATCCTTACCTTGTCATGGGTGATCACGTTGTACACACTATGGCAAATGGTTGAGATGCACGAAATGGTTCCTGGCAAGAGATTCGACAGGTACCATGAGTTAGGGCAGTATGCGTTTGGGGAGAAGTTAGGTATGTATATCGTGGTTCCTCAGCAAATTATTGTTGAAGTTGGCACGTGCATTGTGTACATGGTCACTGGAGGAAAGTCACTGAAGAAGGTTCATGATTCTCTCTGTCCCGATTGCAAAGATATTAAGACTTCATATTGGATAATCATCTTTGCCTCAGTGAACCTCGTTATTTCCCAATGCCCGAACTTGAACTCTATTTCCATTGTCTCTCTTGGCGCAGCCGCCATGTCCCTCAC GTACTCAACTATCGCTTGGGGTACTTCTATTAAAAAAGGGATCGAACCAAACGTAGACTATAGTATTAAATCACACAGTACCGCTGATGCAATATTCAACTTTCTTTCTGCGTTGGGAGATGTAGCATTTGCTTATGCAGGTCACAATGTGGTTCTGGAAATTCAAGCAACGATGCCTTCATCGCCAGAGGTTCCTTCCAAGAAACCCATGTGGAGGGGAGTTATTTTGGCCTACATAGGAGTTGCCTTCTGCTACTTCCCTGTTGCTCTGATCGGATACTACATGTTTGGAAATGCGGTTGATGATAACATCCTCATCACACTAGAGCGCCCTGTTTGGCTCATTGCTGCAGCTAACCTTTTTGTTGTTCTTCATGTTATTGGAGGTTACCAA ATATTTGCAATGCCAATGTATGATATGCTCGAAACCTTCTTGGTTAAGAAAGTAAAGATTCCACCTTCCTTTACACTTCGACTAATAACTCGAAGTGTTTATGTTG GCTTGACAATGCTTGTTGGCATAAGCGTCCCTTTCTTTGGTTCTCTTCTTGGATTTCTTGGAGGGTTTGCCTTTGCCCCAACATCATACTTC CTTCCTTGTATTATATGGCTTAAACTAAAAAAACCCAAGATATTTAGCTTGTCTTGGATTATAAATTGG ATTTGCATTATTCTTGGTGTATTGTTGATGACATTATCTCCGATCGGTGCCATGAGGAATATCATCCTATCAGCGACGAACTACAAGTTCTTTTCATAA